A region of Amyelois transitella isolate CPQ chromosome 11, ilAmyTran1.1, whole genome shotgun sequence DNA encodes the following proteins:
- the LOC106135084 gene encoding ankyrin repeat domain-containing protein 54-like, whose protein sequence is MADSGVDTSNESSDNPIFDHSHCIFEFNPPAIPINLSGQAIPLDYFDGRHDHIGKIKCITKARHCRLKYGCGSRRNKRLRVAASTNNVELVETLLLSGADPNSSDEHKRSPLHLAACWGYVDVVKTLLKHGANPNIKDSLGNTPLHLAACTNHIPVVIALLDAGTDVSSNDRHGRNPLQLAQSKLKHIRMRSTGHSSEGTKQVINEICLVVEMMLKYMKIQKADSGDLESLRERLERVSTREQVDTEVQNLLDSLDSLKLR, encoded by the coding sequence ATGGCTGACTCAGGAGTGGATACGAGCAACGAAAGTAGCGATAATCCCATTTTTGATCACTCCCACTGTATATTTGAATTCAACCCCCCAGCTATCCCAATCAACTTGTCTGGACAAGCTATACCTCTTGACTATTTCGACGGACGACATGATCATATcgggaaaataaaatgtatcacAAAGGCTAGGCACTGCAGGCTCAAATACGGGTGTGGATCCCGCAGAAACAAACGACTTCGGGTTGCCGCCTCTACTAATAATGTAGAACTTGTGGAAACGCTTTTATTGTCTGGCGCCGATCCCAACTCATCTGATGAGCATAAACGAAGTCCTTTACACTTGGCAGCATGTTGGGGATATGTAGATGTTGTTAAAACGCTATTAAAACATGGGGCCAATCCTAACATTAAAGATTCTTTAGGAAACACACCTTTGCATCTTGCTGCCTGTACAAATCACATTCCAGTTGTTATTGCCTTGCTCGATGCTGGTACAGATGTTAGTTCAAATGATAGACATGGTCGCAATCCATTACAACTGGCACAGAGTAAATTGAAGCATATAAGAATGCGTTCCACTGGCCATTCTTCAGAAGGAACTAAACAAGTTATCAATGAAATATGTTTAGTTGTGGAAATGATGTTGAAATACATGAAGATACAGAAAGCTGATTCGGGTGATCTAGAGTCTCTCCGAGAAAGGTTAGAGCGAGTGAGCACACGGGAACAAGTTGACACAGAAGTACAAAATCTTCTTGACAGTCTTGATTCCTTGAAATTAAGATaa